Proteins found in one Deinococcus sp. YIM 134068 genomic segment:
- a CDS encoding allantoate amidohydrolase — protein sequence MTRPPTTPAPLPLAEDWGRLAGRALDCCLEIAACTEVPGQITRTFLCAPTHDAHARLDRWAASLGLRTREDAAGNWRATRRSDRPGARTLVIGSHLDTVPNAGPYDGVLGVVLGVALMEALRDVSLPYHVEVVGFSEEEGVRFGVPFIGSRALLGTAEALLGVTDARGRTVAQAITDYGLDVNTLAEARLADDVLGYLELHIEQGPVLEAEGRPLGLVEAIAGQSRLDLTFTGRANHAGTTPMRLRRDALAGASAFVLATETLARKTPRLVATVGSLTPLPGAVNVIPGEVRLTLDIRHASNEVRREALERILAEGRRIAEERGLSFTHALRLEEAATPMNPALMTLLGKAMLAEGHDATPMVSGAGHDAMLVGQVWPAAMLFLRSPGGISHHPDESVLEGDVEAALRVGARFLRLLAEREEAR from the coding sequence ATGACCCGGCCCCCCACGACGCCCGCTCCCCTCCCCCTGGCCGAAGACTGGGGCCGCCTGGCCGGACGGGCGCTCGACTGCTGCCTGGAGATCGCCGCCTGCACCGAGGTTCCCGGCCAGATCACCCGCACCTTCCTCTGCGCGCCCACGCACGACGCCCACGCGCGGCTGGACCGCTGGGCCGCCTCGCTGGGGTTGCGGACCCGTGAGGACGCTGCCGGGAACTGGCGGGCCACCCGCCGCAGCGACAGGCCGGGTGCCCGCACGCTCGTCATCGGCTCGCACCTCGACACCGTGCCGAACGCCGGACCCTACGACGGCGTGCTCGGCGTGGTGCTGGGGGTCGCGCTAATGGAGGCGCTGCGCGACGTGTCCCTCCCCTACCACGTGGAGGTCGTGGGCTTCAGCGAGGAGGAGGGCGTGCGCTTCGGCGTGCCCTTCATCGGGAGCCGGGCGCTGCTCGGCACGGCGGAGGCGCTGCTCGGCGTGACCGACGCGCGGGGCCGAACCGTCGCTCAGGCCATCACCGACTACGGGCTGGACGTGAATACGTTGGCGGAGGCGCGACTTGCGGACGACGTGCTGGGCTATCTCGAACTCCACATCGAGCAGGGGCCGGTGCTGGAGGCCGAGGGCCGCCCGCTGGGGCTGGTGGAGGCCATCGCGGGGCAGTCGCGGCTGGACCTGACCTTCACGGGCCGGGCCAACCACGCGGGCACCACGCCCATGCGCCTGCGCCGGGACGCGCTGGCGGGCGCGAGCGCCTTCGTCCTCGCCACGGAGACGCTGGCCCGCAAGACGCCGCGCCTCGTCGCCACCGTCGGCTCGCTGACGCCGCTGCCGGGGGCCGTCAACGTGATTCCCGGCGAGGTCCGCCTCACGCTCGACATCCGCCACGCGTCGAACGAGGTGCGGCGCGAGGCCCTGGAACGGATACTGGCCGAGGGACGGCGCATTGCGGAGGAACGCGGCCTGAGCTTCACCCACGCCCTGCGGCTGGAGGAGGCCGCGACCCCGATGAACCCCGCGCTGATGACCCTATTGGGCAAGGCCATGCTCGCCGAGGGCCACGACGCCACCCCGATGGTGAGCGGTGCCGGGCACGACGCCATGCTGGTCGGGCAGGTCTGGCCCGCCGCGATGCTCTTCCTGCGCTCACCCGGCGGCATCAGCCATCACCCCGACGAGAGCGTGCTGGAGGGGGACGTGGAGGCCGCCCTGCGCGTCGGTGCCCGCTTCCTGCGCCTGCTCGCCGAGCGCGAGGAGGCCCGCTGA
- a CDS encoding malate synthase A, which produces MTTPAPDLRRTLQDRFGGRWRALLAQDRSSWAPGFNPAGASVRQGEWQVAPPPAELRARLVEQLVEPSDAGALKAALTAAPDALIFDFDDTFSPTPENVRAGHANLQGLPEGGPLPMTRPRPLYMENGDGGSASVDDLAAFVGAFAGRDHLFVYVPKLEFPDEAEFWNDLLTEAEHLSGRVPNSLRVCIQIETLPGAFHAEELLHTLRERAFGLNAGRWDYVFSAVKWLGLDRRFCLPERGELHMGQPAMGAYEAHLARVCGRRGAQAIGGTAALAPDPQNPEPALAVVRADKEREAARGYVAAWAGLPELIPTVRAVFQSPPPVSPPSPMAEEDVAAELLDLPRAERVSEAAVREAIGVSVTYFRAWLGGRGVIVRNGRVEDTATTELARAQLWGWVRHRLPLDTGGTLTPERFRQLLAHQADPQESAARLLLALVLPDACPAFFPAVARSLPEVNPV; this is translated from the coding sequence GTGACCACACCTGCCCCCGACCTTCGGCGCACGCTTCAGGACCGTTTCGGTGGGCGCTGGCGTGCCCTGCTCGCCCAGGACCGGAGCAGCTGGGCACCCGGCTTCAACCCGGCGGGGGCGTCTGTTCGTCAGGGGGAGTGGCAGGTGGCCCCTCCGCCCGCAGAACTGCGTGCCCGCCTGGTGGAACAGCTCGTGGAACCGAGCGACGCCGGGGCATTGAAGGCTGCGCTCACCGCCGCCCCCGACGCCCTGATTTTCGACTTCGACGACACCTTTTCGCCGACGCCGGAGAATGTACGGGCCGGACACGCGAACCTTCAGGGGTTGCCGGAGGGTGGCCCGCTCCCCATGACCCGGCCCCGCCCGCTGTACATGGAGAACGGGGACGGCGGAAGCGCCAGCGTCGACGACCTCGCCGCCTTCGTGGGGGCGTTCGCGGGCCGTGACCACCTGTTCGTCTACGTTCCCAAGCTGGAGTTTCCCGACGAGGCGGAGTTCTGGAACGACCTGCTGACCGAGGCCGAGCACCTGAGCGGACGGGTGCCGAACAGCCTGCGCGTCTGCATCCAGATCGAGACGCTGCCGGGGGCCTTCCACGCCGAGGAGCTGCTGCATACGCTGCGGGAGCGGGCCTTCGGGCTGAATGCCGGGCGCTGGGACTACGTGTTCAGCGCGGTGAAGTGGCTGGGGCTGGACAGGCGATTCTGCCTGCCGGAGCGCGGCGAGTTGCACATGGGGCAACCGGCGATGGGAGCTTACGAGGCCCACCTCGCGCGGGTGTGTGGCCGACGGGGCGCGCAGGCCATCGGGGGCACGGCGGCGCTGGCCCCCGACCCGCAGAATCCCGAACCCGCCCTCGCCGTCGTGCGCGCCGACAAGGAGCGGGAGGCCGCGCGGGGTTACGTCGCGGCGTGGGCCGGGCTGCCGGAACTGATTCCCACCGTCCGGGCCGTGTTCCAGTCGCCGCCGCCCGTCTCTCCCCCATCGCCGATGGCCGAGGAGGACGTGGCCGCCGAACTGCTCGACCTTCCCCGCGCCGAACGGGTGTCCGAGGCCGCGGTGCGCGAGGCTATCGGCGTGTCGGTTACATACTTCCGCGCGTGGCTGGGCGGTCGGGGTGTGATCGTCCGCAACGGGCGGGTGGAGGACACCGCCACCACCGAACTCGCCCGCGCCCAGTTGTGGGGGTGGGTGCGTCACCGCCTGCCGCTGGACACGGGGGGAACGCTCACGCCGGAGCGTTTCCGACAACTCCTGGCCCACCAGGCCGACCCGCAGGAGAGCGCCGCGCGGCTGCTGCTCGCGCTCGTCCTCCCCGACGCCTGCCCCGCCTTCTTCCCGGCGGTGGCCCGCTCCCTCCCGGAGGTGAATCCCGTATGA
- a CDS encoding allantoinase: MYDLLVRGGAVVRESGVETADLAVEGGRVVAVGPDLAESAREEIDARGLHVLPGAVDLHVHFNEPGRTDWEGVTTGSRALLAGGGTTFGDMPLNSTPPVLDRETFEAKRRAAEAGSHADFALWGGLTPGGLDRLPELAEAGALGFKAFMSNSGIAEFTAADDVTVWEGLAVARDLGRVVALHGESDAITGILAARIRAGGGTGVADYLRSRPVLAEAEAVSRALLLAEETGGRLHLVHLSTGRAVTLAAEARSRGVDVSVEVCPHHLLFTGEDMERLGAVLKCAPPLRGQPEVDALWNALRAGLVDTVGSDHSPSSLDLKDRADFFEVWGGVAGVQSTLAAMLTEGRAHGLTLPHIVRLLSHAPADRFGLAAKGRLEPGADADLCLVALDEEWVHTRDDLHTRWKFSPYLGRTFRGRVRRTLLRGQKVYVDGVFPLPPGGRLVVPT; this comes from the coding sequence ATGTACGACCTTTTGGTGCGTGGCGGCGCGGTCGTGCGGGAGAGCGGCGTGGAGACCGCCGACCTCGCGGTGGAGGGGGGCCGGGTGGTGGCGGTCGGCCCCGACCTTGCGGAGAGTGCCCGCGAGGAGATCGACGCGCGGGGCCTGCACGTCCTTCCCGGCGCGGTGGACCTCCACGTCCACTTCAACGAGCCGGGCCGCACCGACTGGGAGGGCGTGACGACGGGCAGCCGTGCCCTCCTCGCCGGGGGCGGCACCACCTTCGGGGACATGCCGCTCAACAGCACGCCGCCCGTGCTCGACCGCGAGACCTTCGAGGCCAAGCGCCGCGCCGCCGAGGCCGGGTCCCACGCCGACTTCGCCCTGTGGGGTGGGCTGACGCCAGGTGGGCTGGACCGTCTGCCCGAACTCGCCGAGGCCGGGGCGCTGGGCTTCAAGGCGTTCATGAGCAACAGCGGCATCGCCGAGTTTACCGCCGCCGACGACGTGACCGTGTGGGAGGGGCTGGCCGTGGCCCGCGACCTGGGCCGCGTGGTCGCCCTGCACGGCGAGAGCGACGCGATCACGGGCATCCTCGCCGCGCGCATCCGGGCGGGGGGCGGCACGGGCGTCGCCGACTACCTGCGGAGCCGCCCCGTGCTCGCCGAGGCCGAGGCCGTCTCGCGCGCCCTGCTGCTCGCGGAGGAGACGGGCGGGCGGCTGCACCTCGTCCACCTCAGCACCGGGCGGGCCGTGACGCTGGCCGCCGAGGCGCGGTCGCGCGGCGTGGACGTGAGCGTGGAGGTCTGCCCTCACCACCTCCTCTTCACGGGCGAGGACATGGAACGGCTGGGCGCGGTCCTCAAGTGCGCGCCGCCCCTGCGTGGTCAGCCGGAGGTGGACGCCCTCTGGAACGCCTTGCGCGCCGGACTGGTGGACACGGTGGGGTCCGACCACTCACCGAGCAGCCTCGACCTCAAGGACCGTGCCGACTTCTTCGAGGTGTGGGGCGGCGTCGCCGGGGTGCAGTCCACCCTGGCCGCGATGCTCACCGAGGGGCGGGCGCACGGGCTGACCCTGCCGCACATCGTCCGCCTGCTGTCCCATGCGCCCGCCGACCGCTTCGGCCTCGCCGCGAAGGGCCGCCTGGAGCCGGGAGCCGACGCCGACCTGTGCCTCGTCGCGCTGGACGAGGAGTGGGTCCACACGAGGGACGACCTTCACACCCGCTGGAAATTCAGCCCCTACCTGGGCCGCACCTTCCGGGGCCGGGTACGCCGAACGCTTCTCAGGGGGCAGAAGGTGTATGTGGACGGGGTGTTTCCTCTGCCGCCGGGGGGACGGTTGGTGGTGCCGACCTGA